A portion of the Candidatus Eisenbacteria bacterium genome contains these proteins:
- a CDS encoding bifunctional homocysteine S-methyltransferase/methylenetetrahydrofolate reductase has protein sequence MVTSPFLARLAQGPLLADGAMGTLLFERGIAYERCFDELNLSEPGLVEAVHRDYLAAGAELIETNTFGASPLRLEAHGLAARARLVARQGVKLARNAREIAGTSAFVGGSMGPLGRQLEPFGGVTVPEAEGAFREQAEGLLEGGLDVFVLETFQDLNEILAAIRAVREVTRELPIVAQMTFGTDGKTRYGHTPQLVARALRQAGADVIGVNCGVGPQPALEVLAQLVADAGETPVSVMPNAGLPQLVNGRYVYRSHPEYFADFAARAVAAGARLVGGCCGTTPAHIRAMRERLASHLPVEKLPSGADVAVLEPPPSEETTPAAAEVPTLLEKMRRKFTVSVEIDPPRGVNTHKVLAGAKLMAARGVDCINIADSPMARIRMSAMSLAWQVRGLFPQIEVILHYTTRDRNLMGLQSDLLGAHALGLRNILCLTGDPPSLGDYPNMTAVYDTDSVGLIGIVGKMNRGSDESGTSIGGRTAFAIGCAVNPTSEKLDWELEHFRHKLDAGAQFVMTQPVYELSAWERFLERLGGPPKIPLLIGILPLQSFRHAEFLHNEVPGIQVPDWIRGRMHEAGNSGQQVGVELARELLRQCRGSANGVYLMPSFGRYENCLDVLDGSD, from the coding sequence ATGGTCACTTCACCCTTCCTCGCCCGGCTCGCCCAGGGTCCGCTGCTCGCCGACGGCGCGATGGGCACGCTGCTGTTCGAGCGCGGGATCGCCTACGAACGCTGCTTCGACGAGCTCAATCTCTCCGAGCCCGGCCTGGTCGAGGCGGTGCATCGCGATTACCTCGCCGCCGGCGCGGAGCTCATCGAGACCAACACCTTCGGGGCCAGTCCGCTCCGCCTCGAGGCGCACGGTCTCGCGGCCAGGGCGCGGCTCGTCGCCCGTCAGGGCGTCAAGCTGGCGCGCAACGCGCGCGAGATCGCGGGCACCTCGGCGTTCGTCGGCGGCTCCATGGGACCGCTGGGCCGGCAGCTCGAACCGTTCGGCGGCGTCACCGTGCCCGAGGCCGAGGGCGCGTTCCGCGAGCAGGCCGAGGGGCTGCTCGAGGGAGGTCTCGACGTCTTCGTGCTCGAGACGTTCCAGGACCTCAACGAAATCCTCGCGGCGATTCGCGCCGTGCGCGAGGTGACCCGCGAACTGCCGATCGTCGCCCAGATGACCTTCGGAACCGACGGCAAGACGCGCTACGGGCACACGCCGCAGCTCGTCGCCCGCGCTCTGCGCCAGGCGGGCGCCGACGTCATCGGCGTCAACTGCGGCGTCGGGCCGCAGCCGGCCCTCGAGGTGCTGGCGCAGCTCGTGGCGGACGCCGGCGAGACGCCGGTTTCGGTCATGCCGAACGCCGGGCTGCCGCAGCTCGTGAACGGCCGCTACGTCTACCGCTCGCATCCCGAGTACTTCGCCGACTTCGCGGCGCGCGCCGTCGCCGCCGGCGCCCGCCTGGTGGGCGGCTGCTGCGGCACCACACCGGCCCACATCCGGGCCATGCGGGAACGGCTCGCCTCCCATCTGCCGGTCGAGAAGCTGCCCTCCGGCGCGGACGTCGCGGTGCTCGAGCCACCGCCCTCCGAGGAAACCACGCCGGCCGCGGCCGAAGTCCCGACGCTGCTCGAGAAGATGCGCCGCAAGTTCACGGTCAGCGTCGAGATCGATCCGCCTCGCGGCGTCAACACCCACAAGGTCCTCGCCGGCGCGAAGCTCATGGCCGCGCGTGGCGTGGACTGCATCAACATCGCCGATTCGCCGATGGCGCGCATCCGCATGAGCGCGATGTCGCTCGCCTGGCAGGTGCGCGGGTTGTTTCCGCAGATCGAGGTGATCCTCCATTACACGACCCGCGACCGGAACCTGATGGGCCTGCAGAGCGACCTGCTCGGCGCGCACGCCCTGGGCCTGCGCAACATCCTCTGCCTGACCGGAGATCCGCCGAGCCTCGGCGACTACCCGAACATGACGGCCGTGTACGACACGGACTCCGTCGGACTCATCGGCATCGTCGGCAAGATGAACCGCGGCAGCGACGAGTCGGGCACCTCCATCGGCGGCCGGACGGCGTTCGCGATCGGCTGCGCGGTCAACCCGACCTCGGAAAAGCTCGACTGGGAGCTCGAGCACTTCCGCCACAAGCTCGACGCCGGCGCCCAGTTCGTCATGACCCAGCCGGTCTACGAGCTGTCCGCCTGGGAGCGCTTCCTCGAGCGGCTCGGCGGACCGCCGAAGATTCCGCTGCTGATCGGCATCCTGCCGCTGCAATCCTTCCGCCACGCCGAGTTCCTGCACAACGAAGTCCCGGGCATCCAGGTTCCCGACTGGATCCGCGGGCGCATGCACGAGGCCGGGAACTCGGGGCAGCAGGTCGGCGTCGAGCTGGCGCGTGAACTGCTGCGCCAGTGCCGCGGCTCCGCGAACGGCGTCTACCTGATGCCTTCCTTCGGCCGGTACGAGAACTGCCTCGACGTGCTCGACGGCTCGGACTGA
- a CDS encoding DUF4910 domain-containing protein, protein MFERWLERLRPRVDGERALAAVREIAKHHRIQSTPGYDAAADWLTGALRAEGLAVEVERPPADGRTRFLGCPLPEGWDCERATATLQGARGPEPLADFSRRPLSLVQRSESGHGRFPLVAAGEGVRPSDYEGLDVRGRVVLVHGAVQRAHALAVVERGAAGLICDGRRLQPPVRTDEHDRESLAYTSFWWLADEPRGWGFVVSPARGAELRARLAANEALAVEAEVVARRFATTAPLVSATLRGTLAGEVLVLAHLCHPRPGANDNASGVAAALEAARALAGLARERALGEPMRTIRFLWMPEFTGTYAWLAGDPGRAARTVAALNLDMVGESQAACGSTQLLERSPHFAAAFTDELVARIRHASQDWVPGFSGAGHYSLTRMAEVPYSGGSDHTVWSDPAVGVPCPLLIQWPDRYYHSDLDTPERCDPASLGHAARVAAVYAATLACADADDVRRLITSAARAARRRLLSALDAPEPGVAVEAELLRGQMALASVARLACPPAPGEAPAAFAGGVASALERGLPLAAEELEGFFESEIRSALPAVKPAGRDRDPRVPLRIQRSPLVPMRSLQPGLDGADEPLRQAWIAVDEWMPGGSTGVDLAWFACDGRRTVGEIAGLLRAEGCAAGEAAVARLFEVTSALGASAWADQDG, encoded by the coding sequence GTGTTCGAGCGCTGGCTGGAGAGACTGCGGCCCCGGGTGGACGGTGAGCGCGCCCTCGCGGCCGTGCGCGAGATCGCGAAGCACCACCGGATCCAGTCCACCCCGGGTTACGACGCCGCGGCGGACTGGCTCACGGGTGCGCTGCGCGCGGAAGGCCTGGCCGTCGAGGTCGAGCGTCCGCCGGCCGACGGGCGGACGCGGTTTCTCGGCTGTCCCCTGCCGGAAGGCTGGGACTGCGAACGGGCGACCGCGACGCTGCAGGGTGCGCGCGGGCCCGAGCCGCTCGCGGACTTCTCGCGGCGACCGCTGTCGCTGGTCCAGCGCAGCGAGTCCGGCCACGGCCGGTTTCCGCTCGTCGCGGCCGGTGAGGGGGTGAGGCCGTCCGACTACGAAGGCCTCGACGTGAGGGGACGTGTGGTTCTCGTTCACGGGGCCGTGCAGCGGGCGCACGCGCTCGCGGTCGTCGAACGCGGGGCCGCGGGTCTGATCTGTGACGGCCGGCGACTGCAACCTCCGGTTCGAACCGACGAGCACGATCGCGAATCGCTCGCCTACACGTCGTTCTGGTGGCTGGCCGACGAGCCGCGGGGCTGGGGATTCGTCGTCAGCCCGGCGCGCGGCGCGGAGCTGCGCGCCCGCCTGGCCGCGAACGAAGCGCTCGCGGTCGAGGCCGAAGTGGTGGCTCGCCGCTTCGCCACGACCGCGCCGCTCGTCAGCGCGACCCTCCGCGGCACGCTGGCCGGCGAAGTGCTGGTCCTGGCGCACCTCTGCCACCCGCGTCCCGGCGCCAACGACAACGCCTCCGGCGTCGCCGCGGCCCTCGAGGCGGCGCGGGCCCTCGCCGGACTGGCCCGCGAGCGCGCTCTCGGCGAGCCGATGCGCACGATCCGTTTCCTGTGGATGCCGGAGTTCACCGGCACCTACGCGTGGCTCGCCGGCGATCCGGGTCGCGCCGCCCGCACGGTGGCCGCGCTCAACCTCGACATGGTGGGCGAGTCGCAGGCCGCGTGCGGGAGCACCCAGCTGCTCGAACGCTCGCCGCATTTCGCCGCCGCCTTCACAGACGAGCTGGTCGCCCGCATCCGGCACGCCTCCCAGGACTGGGTCCCGGGCTTCTCGGGCGCGGGGCACTACTCGCTCACGCGCATGGCGGAGGTGCCGTATTCCGGAGGCAGCGATCACACCGTGTGGAGCGACCCGGCGGTCGGAGTTCCCTGCCCGCTGCTCATCCAGTGGCCCGACCGCTACTACCACTCGGACCTCGACACACCGGAACGTTGCGATCCCGCGTCGCTCGGCCACGCGGCGCGCGTCGCGGCGGTCTACGCCGCGACCCTCGCCTGCGCGGACGCGGACGACGTGCGCCGGCTGATCACGTCCGCCGCCCGCGCGGCGAGGCGCCGGTTGCTCTCCGCGCTCGACGCGCCGGAGCCCGGGGTGGCGGTGGAAGCGGAACTCCTGCGGGGCCAGATGGCGCTGGCCAGTGTGGCGCGCCTCGCGTGCCCGCCCGCCCCGGGAGAGGCGCCGGCGGCCTTCGCGGGCGGGGTCGCCTCGGCGCTCGAGCGCGGGCTGCCACTCGCGGCGGAGGAACTCGAAGGGTTTTTCGAGTCGGAAATCCGCTCCGCGCTGCCGGCGGTGAAACCGGCGGGCAGGGATCGCGACCCGCGCGTGCCCCTGCGGATCCAGCGCTCGCCGCTGGTGCCCATGCGGTCGCTGCAGCCGGGCCTGGACGGAGCGGACGAGCCGCTCAGGCAGGCGTGGATCGCGGTGGACGAGTGGATGCCGGGCGGAAGCACGGGTGTGGATCTCGCATGGTTCGCGTGCGACGGGCGGCGCACCGTCGGAGAGATCGCCGGGCTGCTGCGCGCCGAAGGATGCGCGGCCGGCGAAGCGGCGGTGGCGCGGCTGTTCGAGGTCACCTCGGCGCTCGGAGCGAGCGCCTGGGCGGATCAGGACGGGTGA
- a CDS encoding peptidylprolyl isomerase, producing MSPRLRLPLLLALLLPVSGPATPARAAGTAAAIAKPDSVVVLETVEGRIVIRLASREAPKTVANFRSLVARGFYDSTYFHRVIPGFMIQGGDPYSRDADPFNDGQGGPGWTVPAEIGLPHVRGAVAMARMPDAVNPAKDSNGSQFFICLADRPDLDRGGYTVFGRVISGMSTVDRIAALANTPGIARTISGPNPQQLALIRHARLEPAPKPAARRAAKTVQPATPK from the coding sequence ATGTCACCGCGTCTCCGCCTGCCGCTCCTGCTGGCGCTCCTGCTTCCCGTGTCCGGCCCGGCGACTCCCGCCCGCGCCGCGGGCACGGCGGCCGCCATCGCGAAACCGGACTCGGTCGTCGTGCTCGAGACGGTCGAGGGGCGCATCGTCATCCGCCTCGCCTCGCGCGAAGCGCCGAAGACGGTCGCGAACTTCCGCTCGCTCGTGGCCCGGGGCTTCTACGACAGCACGTACTTCCACCGGGTGATCCCGGGCTTCATGATTCAGGGTGGGGATCCCTACTCACGCGACGCGGACCCGTTCAACGACGGTCAGGGAGGACCGGGCTGGACCGTGCCGGCGGAGATCGGCCTACCGCATGTGCGCGGCGCCGTCGCCATGGCGCGCATGCCCGACGCGGTCAACCCGGCGAAGGACTCGAACGGGTCGCAGTTCTTCATCTGCCTTGCCGACCGTCCGGACCTCGATCGCGGCGGCTACACCGTGTTCGGCAGGGTGATCTCCGGGATGTCCACCGTGGACCGGATCGCCGCGCTCGCGAACACGCCCGGCATCGCCCGCACGATCTCGGGGCCCAATCCGCAACAGCTGGCCCTGATCCGGCACGCCCGACTCGAGCCGGCCCCGAAGCCGGCCGCCCGTCGCGCGGCGAAGACCGTCCAGCCGGCGACGCCGAAGTAG
- a CDS encoding laccase domain-containing protein: MWKLDDTARVPHWRPEVPLADARLAFSTRRGGISAPPFDSLNLGRSTRDTPGAVTENRARLLVSLGLAPERLATAGQVHGVRVVEVAEPGHQSECDALVTRVPRLALAVTTADCMSLLYVAPGGVASAHAGWRGTADGMPGAVLSALCACAGCRPEHVQVHIGPCIRACCYEVGVEVASRFPSAAVQARDDSRPHLDLPLAARRQLESAGVRPEAVFDTGACTACEPFWYFSHRRDSGRTGRLWGIAALEP, encoded by the coding sequence ATGTGGAAGCTCGACGACACGGCCCGTGTCCCTCACTGGCGCCCCGAAGTCCCGCTCGCGGACGCCCGACTCGCCTTCTCGACCCGCCGTGGCGGCATCAGCGCACCGCCCTTCGACTCGCTCAATCTCGGCCGCTCGACCCGGGATACTCCCGGCGCGGTGACCGAAAACCGCGCCCGGTTGCTCGTCTCGCTCGGGCTCGCGCCCGAGCGTCTCGCCACGGCGGGCCAGGTGCACGGCGTCCGCGTGGTGGAGGTCGCGGAGCCGGGGCACCAGTCCGAGTGCGACGCGCTCGTGACGCGCGTTCCCCGGCTCGCCCTGGCGGTGACGACCGCCGACTGCATGTCGCTGCTGTACGTCGCTCCGGGCGGGGTCGCCTCGGCCCACGCCGGCTGGCGCGGCACCGCGGACGGCATGCCCGGCGCGGTCCTCTCCGCTCTCTGCGCGTGCGCCGGCTGCCGGCCGGAGCACGTTCAAGTCCACATCGGCCCGTGCATCCGGGCCTGCTGTTACGAAGTCGGAGTCGAGGTCGCTTCCCGCTTTCCCTCCGCCGCCGTCCAGGCGCGAGACGACTCCCGTCCCCACCTCGACCTGCCGCTCGCGGCCAGGCGGCAATTGGAATCCGCCGGGGTCCGGCCCGAGGCCGTCTTCGACACCGGCGCCTGCACCGCGTGTGAACCCTTCTGGTACTTCTCCCACCGGCGCGATTCCGGACGAACCGGACGCCTGTGGGGCATCGCCGCCCTCGAGCCATGA
- a CDS encoding peptidyl-prolyl cis-trans isomerase: protein MNARQSVLLVASAVIAAVSFEAFAQGPAPGVAPTAGPPVATVGGHPISREDWERRSELAIAEFGKRNSSGELPPELRDLVRRQVLESQIRIELLVLEARRTGVTVPVQEAEAMLKQDAFFNPGGRFDEQRYVTVRTTQADRFNAAIASIREQLAARKLNARLEARFRPSDDSLRRALGRTLTRATFDDLSLRRSDFDGSYPEPRERDVLDWYASHHAEFERPDRASLTVVFVNSPGLSDSIRALPGGAEAWTRRMKNLADSILTQVQGGATLEQAAGFLGPRPGTVVTSDNFPGYWRAGEDVNRELFRPGNVGKVLPRALPAAEGWLVVRVDQVTPAHVAPLHEVAREIRGTLRRDRRTNQNEYDLQALYARVRDSLAAPGWRFRIAVADTADEPVAPPTDAELDRYYRGHLADYSGFDSRSGGIVSRPFAEVKEEIRTRWYAERRRIGTRLRAEAVLKAWTAGRRDNRAERVVKLSEIGPVVRGSVLDPAPGMSALSDSVWAYADPRGPGLVASGAGWVVWQAAGRVDRAVPSLEQARPLLVKRLAELKEAQDEAGARRLFDADAAAFSGGNTVYFSRFSITPAQPMDVPLTRAEVEQYHRDHIDKYSAPELVTARHILVAPANASPEADRAARTRAEELLRRAEAGEDFAKLARQYSDDPATKEKGGDLGTFGRGTMLDGFERAVFALSPGEYAPQPVRTTLGWHVIYCMDHVPAVVHNLDWIYAMVGSDAAHAKAARIAAARADSFTRVLRDGAQAKAVAAKLGFEISSVRKPVGESSSNEGLAEYFRRLDHAKPGEIVPRSDRMPGSNFWVTWVDSIGRTGTPGWDEARTAAIAEYRRGAGARALDAKIAEMDSLGASGWSLDSLAALWGGLERVDDLPAGRGLGGLGGAAVLDSLLFEGPGHQALAVGAESGWARFPGGAARVRLLARTEPSREQMLARIENERAAAIERRMQVYFAGLKDRWPVRILDARMRSVAAAQAPQPEPARR from the coding sequence GTGAACGCACGTCAGTCGGTCTTGCTCGTCGCTTCAGCGGTGATCGCGGCGGTTTCGTTCGAGGCGTTCGCGCAGGGACCGGCGCCGGGCGTCGCCCCGACCGCGGGCCCGCCCGTGGCCACCGTCGGCGGACATCCCATTTCACGCGAGGACTGGGAGCGGCGCAGCGAGCTGGCGATCGCCGAGTTCGGGAAGCGCAACTCCTCCGGAGAGCTTCCCCCCGAGTTGCGGGACCTGGTCCGTCGCCAGGTGCTCGAGAGCCAGATCCGCATCGAGCTGCTGGTCCTCGAGGCCAGGCGCACCGGCGTCACCGTTCCCGTCCAGGAAGCCGAGGCGATGCTCAAGCAGGACGCGTTCTTCAACCCCGGCGGAAGGTTCGACGAGCAGCGGTACGTCACGGTCCGGACCACCCAGGCGGATCGTTTCAACGCCGCGATCGCCTCGATCCGGGAGCAACTCGCCGCGCGCAAGCTCAACGCCCGGCTCGAGGCCCGCTTCCGACCGTCCGACGACAGCCTGCGCCGCGCCCTCGGCCGGACCCTCACGCGCGCGACCTTCGACGACCTGTCGCTGCGGCGCTCGGATTTCGACGGAAGCTACCCGGAGCCGCGCGAGCGCGACGTGCTGGACTGGTACGCGTCGCATCATGCCGAGTTCGAGCGGCCCGATCGCGCCAGCCTGACGGTCGTGTTCGTGAACTCTCCCGGGCTGTCGGATTCGATCCGCGCGCTGCCCGGAGGCGCCGAGGCCTGGACCCGGCGGATGAAGAACCTCGCCGACAGCATCCTCACCCAGGTGCAGGGTGGCGCCACGCTCGAGCAGGCCGCGGGCTTCCTCGGCCCGCGGCCCGGGACCGTGGTGACCAGCGACAACTTCCCCGGCTACTGGCGGGCCGGCGAGGACGTCAATCGCGAACTCTTCCGGCCGGGCAACGTCGGCAAGGTCCTTCCCCGCGCGCTGCCGGCCGCCGAAGGCTGGCTGGTCGTGCGGGTGGACCAGGTCACGCCGGCTCACGTCGCCCCGCTCCACGAGGTGGCGCGCGAGATTCGCGGAACGCTGCGCCGCGATCGGCGCACGAACCAGAACGAGTACGACCTCCAGGCCCTCTACGCGCGCGTGCGCGACTCGCTCGCCGCCCCCGGCTGGCGATTCCGGATCGCCGTCGCGGACACCGCCGACGAGCCGGTCGCGCCTCCGACCGACGCCGAGCTGGACCGGTACTACCGCGGGCATCTCGCGGACTACTCGGGTTTCGACAGCAGGAGCGGGGGAATCGTCTCGCGGCCCTTCGCCGAGGTGAAGGAGGAGATCCGGACGCGCTGGTACGCCGAGCGCCGCCGCATCGGCACCCGACTTCGGGCCGAGGCCGTGCTGAAGGCGTGGACCGCCGGCCGCCGCGACAACCGGGCCGAGCGCGTCGTGAAGCTGAGCGAGATCGGCCCCGTGGTTCGCGGATCGGTGCTCGATCCGGCGCCGGGAATGTCGGCGCTGTCGGACTCCGTGTGGGCGTACGCCGACCCGCGCGGCCCCGGCCTGGTCGCGAGCGGGGCGGGCTGGGTGGTCTGGCAGGCCGCGGGCCGGGTGGATCGAGCCGTCCCGAGCCTGGAGCAGGCCCGCCCGCTGCTCGTGAAGCGTCTGGCGGAGCTGAAGGAAGCGCAGGACGAGGCCGGGGCGCGGCGGCTTTTCGACGCGGATGCGGCGGCGTTCAGCGGAGGGAACACCGTCTACTTTTCCCGCTTCTCGATCACCCCGGCGCAGCCGATGGACGTGCCGCTGACGCGCGCCGAGGTCGAGCAGTACCACCGCGACCACATCGACAAGTACTCCGCGCCCGAGCTGGTCACCGCCCGGCACATTCTCGTGGCCCCGGCCAACGCCTCTCCCGAGGCGGACCGAGCGGCGCGGACGCGGGCGGAGGAACTGCTTCGCCGGGCGGAGGCGGGAGAGGACTTCGCGAAGCTGGCGCGCCAGTACTCCGACGATCCCGCCACGAAGGAAAAGGGCGGCGATCTCGGGACGTTCGGCCGCGGCACGATGCTCGACGGTTTCGAGCGGGCCGTGTTCGCGCTGTCGCCGGGCGAGTACGCGCCGCAGCCGGTGCGCACGACGCTCGGCTGGCACGTCATCTACTGCATGGACCACGTGCCCGCGGTCGTGCACAACCTCGACTGGATCTACGCCATGGTGGGCTCCGACGCGGCGCACGCCAAGGCCGCCCGCATCGCCGCGGCCCGCGCCGACAGCTTCACGCGCGTGCTGCGCGATGGCGCGCAGGCGAAGGCGGTCGCGGCGAAACTGGGATTCGAGATCAGCTCGGTGCGCAAACCCGTGGGGGAATCCTCCTCGAACGAAGGCCTGGCTGAGTACTTCCGCCGTCTCGACCATGCGAAGCCGGGAGAGATCGTTCCGCGGTCCGACAGGATGCCGGGAAGCAACTTCTGGGTCACCTGGGTGGACAGCATCGGCAGGACCGGCACCCCGGGCTGGGACGAGGCGCGGACCGCGGCCATCGCCGAGTACCGGCGCGGGGCCGGCGCGCGGGCCCTCGACGCCAAGATCGCCGAGATGGACTCGCTGGGGGCCTCGGGCTGGTCGCTCGACAGCCTCGCGGCCCTGTGGGGCGGGTTGGAACGCGTGGACGATCTTCCCGCGGGGCGCGGACTCGGCGGCCTGGGTGGCGCCGCGGTGCTGGACTCGCTGCTGTTCGAGGGTCCGGGGCATCAGGCGCTGGCCGTGGGCGCCGAGAGCGGCTGGGCGCGCTTCCCCGGCGGCGCGGCGCGCGTCCGCCTGCTGGCGCGGACCGAACCCTCACGCGAACAGATGCTCGCGCGGATCGAGAACGAACGGGCCGCCGCCATCGAACGGCGGATGCAGGTGTATTTCGCGGGCCTCAAGGATCGCTGGCCGGTTCGCATCCTCGATGCGCGCATGCGAAGCGTGGCGGCGGCGCAGGCCCCGCAGCCGGAACCCGCGCGCCGCTGA
- the mutL gene encoding DNA mismatch repair endonuclease MutL has product MLRPIRRLPESTASRIAAGEVIERPLSALKEVLENALDAGGRRIEVRVEGSLDRGFVVADDGAGIAPAELELALERHATSKLGTIEDLDRLATLGFRGEALPSIAAVSRLRLVSRLPDAEAAAFVEVEGGRVTGRGAIARSPGTTVEVRDLFFNTPARRKFLNTAGGELRAALRMIEGYALARPDVGLRMLVDGKERFEWGAVGSRRERAAQIWGARHAEQLVEAHGERAGVSVYALLGLPEHARSTREGQVFLVNGRWIQNAALSQALRHAYGNLLPGGRFPGAILWVEVPAERLDVNVHPTKREVRFADDDAVFSLVAATCAQPLSKLYPPFTVVAGRGSETPQPAWAERVRETPPADESQLGLGLPAGEAAAAAAASANGPAAAGAPEPELWQLHRTYILAPVRGGLVIIDQHAAHERILYELARAKLEGREGAAQRLLFPALVDLTHAQFEMLLESGEQLRLLGWDLSPLGPPSVVIQGVPAGLRIEHPGLLLQDLLDGVADGALPHQHHGGPALAQDDLIERLARSHACHAAIKAGDPLSVEDMRSLVDQLFATERPHGDPHGRPTFVRMELEDLHRRFGRS; this is encoded by the coding sequence GTGCTTCGCCCCATTCGCCGGCTTCCCGAGTCCACGGCTTCGCGCATCGCCGCGGGCGAGGTCATCGAACGGCCTCTCTCGGCACTGAAGGAGGTGCTCGAGAACGCGCTCGACGCGGGCGGACGCCGCATCGAGGTCCGCGTCGAAGGATCTCTGGACCGCGGGTTCGTCGTGGCCGACGACGGCGCGGGCATCGCCCCGGCCGAACTCGAACTGGCGCTCGAGCGGCATGCGACCAGCAAGCTGGGGACGATCGAGGACCTCGACCGGCTCGCGACGCTGGGATTCCGCGGCGAGGCGCTTCCGAGCATCGCCGCGGTCAGCCGGCTGCGCCTGGTCTCGCGTCTCCCCGACGCCGAAGCAGCCGCGTTCGTCGAGGTCGAGGGAGGGCGGGTGACGGGTCGCGGCGCGATCGCACGCTCGCCCGGCACGACGGTCGAAGTCCGGGACCTGTTCTTCAACACGCCTGCAAGGCGCAAGTTCCTCAACACCGCCGGCGGCGAGTTGCGTGCCGCGCTGCGGATGATCGAGGGTTACGCGCTGGCGCGTCCGGACGTCGGCCTGCGCATGCTGGTGGACGGCAAGGAGCGCTTCGAGTGGGGCGCGGTGGGCAGCCGGCGCGAGCGGGCGGCGCAGATCTGGGGCGCCCGGCACGCGGAGCAGCTCGTCGAGGCGCACGGCGAGCGTGCGGGAGTCTCGGTGTACGCGCTGCTGGGTCTGCCCGAGCATGCCCGCTCGACCCGCGAGGGCCAGGTGTTCCTCGTCAACGGGCGCTGGATCCAGAACGCGGCGCTTTCCCAGGCGCTCCGGCACGCCTACGGGAACCTGCTGCCCGGAGGCCGATTTCCCGGCGCCATCCTGTGGGTGGAGGTTCCGGCGGAGCGGCTCGACGTGAACGTCCACCCGACCAAGCGCGAAGTGCGCTTCGCGGACGACGACGCGGTCTTCTCGCTCGTGGCCGCGACCTGCGCCCAGCCGCTCTCGAAGCTGTATCCGCCCTTCACGGTCGTGGCCGGTCGCGGCTCCGAGACGCCGCAGCCGGCCTGGGCGGAGCGCGTGCGGGAGACGCCGCCCGCCGACGAGTCCCAGCTCGGGCTCGGCCTGCCGGCGGGGGAGGCCGCCGCGGCCGCGGCCGCCTCCGCGAACGGACCCGCGGCGGCCGGGGCTCCCGAGCCCGAACTCTGGCAGCTCCACCGCACGTACATTCTCGCGCCGGTCCGTGGCGGACTCGTCATCATCGATCAGCACGCGGCCCACGAACGCATTCTCTACGAACTGGCGCGCGCGAAGCTCGAGGGCCGCGAGGGCGCCGCGCAGCGGCTGCTGTTCCCGGCGCTCGTGGACCTGACGCACGCGCAATTCGAGATGCTGCTCGAGTCCGGCGAGCAGTTGCGTCTTCTCGGCTGGGATCTCTCGCCGCTCGGGCCCCCTTCGGTCGTCATCCAGGGCGTCCCCGCGGGGCTGCGGATCGAACATCCCGGGCTGCTTCTGCAGGATCTGCTCGACGGCGTCGCCGACGGCGCGCTTCCGCACCAGCATCACGGCGGACCGGCGCTGGCGCAGGACGATCTCATCGAACGGCTCGCCCGCTCGCACGCGTGCCATGCGGCGATCAAGGCGGGGGATCCGCTCTCGGTCGAGGACATGCGCTCCCTGGTGGACCAGCTGTTCGCCACGGAGCGGCCGCACGGCGACCCGCACGGCCGCCCGACGTTCGTGCGGATGGAACTGGAGGATCTCCATCGTCGTTTCGGCAGGTCGTGA